Proteins from one Plodia interpunctella isolate USDA-ARS_2022_Savannah chromosome 7, ilPloInte3.2, whole genome shotgun sequence genomic window:
- the LOC128671277 gene encoding uncharacterized protein LOC128671277: MSEGNSKPSTSNNSGGEFTIIQRNGGAVLLRAGYQYTKKITFKSGCITWRCVNWRKKCPAYINIKENNIIKEKSHQCKPDEIKNVVDQKLHECREKVLSSNFSPIPNIYNNFMSEFENAGLDLLKKLPSFGNIKSSLYNARNKKAGVTKIQCNLPEEVIVPLQFKEFVLADYYNESSETRIIVFADSEVLEQIKHIKIYFSDGTFECCPKPFVQLYSIHGDLGSNEEHTRIVPLMYVLLNRKTEEIYTTLFQVLKEHIPDWEPLIYVTDYEQAAMNAISKVFPSVEVKGCYFHFSHNVWKKAKALNLTKEKRLRKHVALSALLPLLPREFISDGWCYLMEDSPESNEIQQFNDYMVTQWLEDENFVNIWCVHNQRHRTTNAVESWHKKLNSTLPKKPNLFQLLKVLKDDASLQKVNIKKHNFELPNPKRRLTKVIANDNWFKHVTNELLSGKITVGHCLEKLRL; the protein is encoded by the exons ATGTCAGAAGGTAATAGCAAGCCCTCTACCTCTAATAACTCTGGTGGTGAGTTCACAATTATACAGAGGAACGGTGGTGCAGTTTTGTTGCGGGCTGGTTACCAATATACtaagaaaataacattcaaAAGTGGATGTATTACGTGGAGATGCGTGAATTGGCGCAAAAAGTGCCCggcatatataaatataaag gaaaacaacattataaaagaaaaaagtcacCAATGTAAGCcggacgaaataaaaaatgtagtagatcaaaaattacatgaatGCCGAGAAAAGGTTCTATCTTCGAATTTTTCACCAATACCCAATATTTACAACAACTTTATGTCAGAATTCGAAAATGCAGGCTTGGATCTCTTAAAAAAGCTTCCGTCATTCGGAAACATTAAATCTTCTTTATATAATGCCAGAAATAAGAAAGCCGGagtgacaaaaatacaatgcaATTTGCCTGAAGAAGTTATAGTTCCTTTGCAGTTCAAGGAATTTGTTCTTGCCGACTACTATAATGAATCTTCCGAAACTCGAATTATAGTTTTTGCTGATAGCGAAGTCCTGgaacaaattaaacatatcaagatttattttagtgaCGGAACTTTTGAGTGCTGCCCAAAACCATTTGTACAACTTTATTCTATACACGGCGATCTCGGAAGCAATGAAGAGCACACAAGAATAGTGCCTTTAATGTACGTGTTGCTGAATAGAAAAACTGAAGAAATTTACACAACACTTTTTCAAGTATTAAAGGAACATATTCCAGATTGGGAACCGTTGATATATGTGACAGATTATGAACAAGCGGCTATGAATGCCATATCAAAAGTTTTCCCTTCAGTCGAAGTAAAAGGATGTTACTTTCATTTTTCACACAACGTGTGGAAGAAGGCTAAAGCGCTAAATTTAACTAAAGAAAAGAGACTCCGAAAACATGTAGCGCTCTCAGCTCTCCTGCCGCTGCTACCTCGAGAATTCATCTCAGACGGGTGGTGCTATTTAATGGAAGACAGTCCTGAATCTAATGAAATTCAACAATTCAACGATTATATGGTGACACAATGGCTGGAAGACGAAAATTTTGTCAACATTTGGTGTGTTCATAATCAACGTCACCGCACAACCAATGCTGTAGAATCTTGgcataaaaaactaaacagtACTCTGCCAAAGAAAcccaatttatttcaactcttaaaagttttaaaagatGATGCCAGTCTTCAAAAGGTTAACATTAAAAAGCATAATTTTGAGCTGCCGAACCCGAAGCGAAGACTAACCAAAGTGATTGCTAACGACAACTGGTTTAAACACGTAACTAATGAACTTTTGTCAGGTAAAATCACAGTTGGTCACTGCCTGGAAAAGTTAAGAttatga